The following proteins are encoded in a genomic region of Roseofilum capinflatum BLCC-M114:
- a CDS encoding DUF2281 domain-containing protein, with protein sequence MSDRTLSILDDLSRKSQKLLPEHQELLLVFAEFLLERQAQSMPSSTANEVESSHIPQRVLGLHQGMGWISDDFNDPLPDEFWTEEA encoded by the coding sequence ATGAGCGATCGCACCCTAAGTATTCTAGACGATTTATCCAGAAAATCACAGAAGCTGCTACCAGAACATCAGGAACTGTTGTTAGTTTTTGCTGAGTTTCTACTGGAGAGGCAAGCTCAGTCCATGCCAAGTTCTACTGCAAATGAAGTAGAATCCTCTCACATTCCACAACGGGTTTTAGGTTTACATCAAGGTATGGGTTGGATCAGTGATGATTTTAACGATCCTCTGCCCGATGAATTTTGGA